The following are from one region of the Flavobacteriaceae bacterium UJ101 genome:
- the rep gene encoding DNA helicase (ATP-dependent 3'- to 5'-DNA helicase that could disrupt recombinogenic DNA intermediates and facilitate single strand annealing. Unwinds nicked and partial Holliday junctions in vitro. Anneals two single strands into a dsDNA molecule in vitro; Belongs to the helicase family. UvrD subfamily; Contains 1 uvrD-like helicase ATP-binding domain; Contains 1 uvrD-like helicase C-terminal domain.; KEGG: mmt:Metme_0134 ATP-dependent DNA helicase Rep), with translation MTSRNNKNQQLAIDTAEGPVLIIAGPGAGKTRTLVERTVNLIQKGTKPEEILVATFTEKAAKELVTRISNRLLELEVKVNLNEMYIGTLHSIFLRFLEEYREFTRLKRSYRLLDQFDQKFFLYQNMRDFVAIENSEEILGGHNLSSWHKADKLINYINKVGEENLDYQQLISSEDANVSVIGEFYKLYIEKLNEENALDFSSIQSETYDLIKNNQNVLDEIQSKIKYFMIDEYQDTNTIQEKIVLLLASKNNNICVVGDDDQGLYRFRGATIRNILEFPDNFQKGICKEIKITTNYRSHPEIINFYNNWMDELDWTKEGKTFRFDKTIVPREDNFIKAPTVIKVSSEASLHHYFEEVYQFIIELENKRVLKDRNQIAFLFKSVKGERVNALAEYLEERGIKVFSPRSALFFEREEIRLLIGAIVFIFPDLFDVLAWSDTAKLDIWKYYDSCKRQFGNAIRQDLEKHKALLQWCQDKAKRHLTLTEGTNYSLAALVYQLLEFSMFSDCLNVDLKANKTDLRASYNIALLTKLLWKFEYLYNVTVITPENKEKVLQNLFNRFFRFLNDGGLEEFEDFDEYAPSGCVSFMTIHQSKGLEFPIVFVGMPTNRQGPRKQYDDVDELLQEEYYHKPPFEPLEEVKYYDFWRLYYTAFSRPQNVLVLGNYETRNAKGIVNSPHKLLQDSYAKAPHWRNENVDITKYNLAEIKPTNIKHEYSFTSHILLYENCPLQYKFYKELEFTEVRTGGVLGGQLLHQTIEDIHKAVLKDEVHTLTNENIEAWFNTNYHLLTKQQKSYLHLPQRKALLKQILNYRDKNSNDWDKIVEAEVDVSLVKEDYILKGTIDLIRGENNTVELIDFKSGSKPDVNATDELTRGLLDRYRRQLEVYAHLVEERTGHKVSKMHLHYPKEENSSPYITFNKNEHTISKTVESFDEIVEKIESKNFDNSHIVKNDKQCGECDMRFYCNPKHNRN, from the coding sequence ATGACCAGTAGAAATAATAAAAATCAACAACTTGCAATAGATACTGCTGAAGGTCCTGTTTTAATTATAGCAGGTCCAGGTGCAGGTAAAACTAGAACACTAGTAGAAAGAACAGTTAATCTTATTCAAAAAGGAACTAAACCAGAAGAAATTTTAGTTGCAACATTTACTGAAAAAGCTGCTAAAGAATTAGTTACTCGTATTTCTAATAGACTGCTAGAATTAGAGGTTAAGGTAAATCTTAATGAAATGTATATTGGTACATTGCATTCAATATTCTTAAGATTTCTAGAAGAATATAGAGAATTTACTAGATTAAAAAGAAGTTATAGATTACTAGACCAATTTGACCAGAAATTTTTCTTGTATCAAAATATGAGGGATTTTGTGGCAATTGAAAATTCAGAAGAAATTTTAGGAGGACATAATTTATCTAGTTGGCATAAGGCAGATAAATTAATTAACTATATAAATAAAGTTGGAGAGGAAAATTTAGACTATCAACAACTAATTAGTTCAGAAGATGCCAATGTTTCAGTTATTGGTGAGTTCTATAAACTATATATAGAAAAACTAAATGAAGAAAATGCATTAGATTTTTCTTCAATCCAAAGTGAAACCTATGACCTAATAAAAAATAATCAAAATGTATTAGATGAGATACAGTCAAAAATAAAATACTTTATGATTGATGAGTATCAAGATACTAACACTATTCAAGAGAAAATAGTATTGCTTCTAGCTTCAAAAAACAATAATATTTGTGTCGTAGGTGATGATGACCAAGGGTTATACAGATTTAGAGGTGCTACAATTAGAAATATCTTAGAATTTCCAGACAACTTTCAGAAAGGAATTTGTAAGGAAATTAAAATAACAACAAATTATAGGTCACATCCAGAAATTATAAATTTTTATAATAATTGGATGGATGAGTTGGACTGGACTAAAGAGGGTAAAACATTTAGGTTTGACAAAACAATTGTGCCTCGTGAAGACAATTTTATTAAAGCACCTACAGTAATTAAAGTATCTAGTGAAGCATCATTGCACCATTATTTTGAGGAAGTATATCAATTTATAATAGAACTTGAAAATAAAAGAGTTTTAAAAGATAGAAATCAAATTGCATTTTTATTTAAGTCTGTAAAAGGTGAAAGGGTTAATGCTCTAGCAGAATATTTGGAAGAAAGAGGAATTAAAGTGTTTAGTCCACGTTCTGCACTATTTTTTGAAAGAGAAGAAATTAGATTATTAATTGGTGCTATAGTTTTTATTTTTCCAGATTTATTTGATGTTTTAGCTTGGAGTGATACTGCTAAACTAGATATCTGGAAATATTATGATTCTTGTAAAAGGCAATTTGGTAATGCAATAAGACAAGACTTAGAAAAACATAAGGCTTTATTGCAATGGTGTCAAGATAAAGCTAAAAGACATCTCACTTTAACTGAAGGTACAAATTATAGTCTAGCTGCATTGGTGTATCAGCTATTAGAATTTTCAATGTTTTCAGATTGCCTTAATGTAGATTTAAAAGCTAACAAAACAGACCTAAGAGCTTCTTATAATATAGCTTTACTTACAAAGTTACTTTGGAAGTTTGAGTATCTATATAATGTAACTGTAATAACACCTGAAAATAAGGAGAAAGTTCTCCAAAATCTATTCAATAGATTTTTCAGATTTTTAAATGATGGTGGTTTAGAGGAGTTTGAAGATTTTGATGAATATGCTCCATCTGGATGTGTATCTTTTATGACTATTCATCAATCTAAAGGTTTAGAGTTTCCTATTGTATTTGTTGGTATGCCTACTAATAGACAAGGTCCAAGAAAACAATATGATGATGTAGATGAGTTACTGCAAGAAGAATACTACCACAAACCACCTTTTGAGCCTTTAGAAGAAGTAAAATATTATGATTTTTGGAGGTTGTATTATACTGCATTTTCTAGACCTCAAAATGTATTGGTTCTAGGCAACTACGAAACAAGAAATGCCAAAGGAATAGTTAATTCACCTCATAAATTACTACAGGATAGTTATGCAAAAGCACCACATTGGAGAAATGAAAATGTAGATATTACAAAGTATAATTTGGCAGAAATTAAGCCTACTAATATAAAACATGAATATTCTTTTACTTCTCATATTTTACTTTATGAAAACTGCCCTTTACAATATAAGTTCTATAAGGAATTAGAGTTTACAGAAGTAAGAACTGGAGGTGTTTTAGGTGGACAATTGCTACACCAAACTATAGAAGACATTCATAAAGCTGTACTTAAAGATGAAGTACATACATTAACTAATGAAAATATTGAGGCTTGGTTTAATACTAATTACCATCTACTAACTAAACAGCAAAAATCTTATTTACATTTACCACAGAGAAAAGCACTGCTGAAACAAATTTTAAACTATAGAGACAAGAATAGTAATGATTGGGACAAGATTGTTGAAGCTGAAGTTGATGTTTCACTTGTTAAAGAAGATTATATATTAAAAGGTACAATAGACCTCATTAGAGGAGAAAATAACACAGTAGAACTCATAGACTTTAAATCTGGAAGCAAACCAGATGTAAATGCTACAGATGAACTCACAAGAGGTTTATTAGACAGGTACAGAAGACAACTAGAGGTTTATGCACATTTAGTTGAAGAAAGAACAGGACACAAGGTAAGTAAGATGCATCTGCATTACCCTAAAGAGGAAAATAGTAGTCCTTATATCACATTTAATAAAAATGAACATACTATTAGTAAGACTGTAGAATCTTTTGATGAAATAGTTGAAAAAATAGAGAGCAAAAACTTTGACAACTCTCATATTGTTAAAAATGACAAACAATGTGGTGAATGTGATATGAGGTTTTACTGCAACCCAAAACATAATAGAAATTAA